In the Onychostoma macrolepis isolate SWU-2019 chromosome 08, ASM1243209v1, whole genome shotgun sequence genome, cttgtctggaatccattTTTGGATCCCATACATCCCAATTTTGTTGTATAGACATATGCAATGACAATAAAGACCTAACTAATTAACTGAAGAAGTACTAAACACATGCTGCTTGTGGGGTGGCAATTTGCCTTATACTTCCCCAGGTAATCTATACTAAGAACCCCTATCCAAGCACTGCTGGCATCATTCTCATACCCCGTTGATCACTTCTGGTCATATTACACTCAGCATTACCTCCCAGGCCTCTACTCTCTAGACAGAAGTGGCAACGGGAAACCCGAGATCTAATGGGAAAAAGTTTTGGTAACGATGGTCTATACACTATCCCAGAGCTCATTGGCCAGTTGGTTGGGTTGTCAAAATGATACCATGTGCTAACAGACGCATCAGGTTAGCTCAAGTCCAGGTCAATGATCACGTGGCCAAACTTGTCAGACTGCTGGCACTTCCAGATGGAGGTGAAACTGACTCCAATGACTAGGGAATTTATCTTTATACATATTAGCTATGCTAATCTGAGGGCAGCTATTCTAAATTCCCTATATATTTGTACCCTAAATGACTTTTATTATGAATGTATGCAGCTAGTTTCTGCTATTTGTCCGGTTTATGTATAATTTGTTAGTAGCAAGTTGTTATTTACATGTCTGAAACTTACATTTAGCAAATGATgatgtatattttattctatttgttTCAGAAAGATCACATTTAACATGCTCCTTGTGTTTGAAAAAAGACACACAAAAGGCAAAGCTCAGACATGGTGCAAGCTCACATTATAAATTTAGTGCTTCTACAGAACATTTCACAACACAGAGAAAATATTTCACTTCTCTCTGAACACATCAGTTCTCAGCTTCCATAAACGTatgcttttatttgtatttatgcaACTGCCATCCATTGTAATTGCTTTAGGTTAGAGCAGGTGCTGGATCTCAGCTGTAATTAAATACATTCGAGGGCATTTCAGGGAATCCATTTAGTTTTCTATTTATTGTTGTGGTGTAATATTTCTATACAAGTACACAAAACGACAGATGTGATCTAATTACTCAGGTGGGTCAGGGAGGGATCAGGATTGGTGATAGTTAAATACATGAAGTTTCCATTACTGTTTCCTTCCTCCCAGCAAAGGTGTTCAAAACAGAATGATGATTAAATATCTCAAATGTTCCAGACTGTGTTTACGTGAGGTTATCCAGGATTCTTGTGAAGTCACATTCATGTCTTGcactaaaaaatatttaacatcggtgataaaaatgtatacacaaTGTGCTCGTCTGTGTTCTTTTATCCTGCCTTAACCCCAGAGCGTCTGTTCTGGTGCTGTATAATAATGCCAATACACCGTATATGGATACAAAACTCAAGACTTGTTCGACATCCTATGAATAAGGCATGAATTTCTGAGTGCAGGTTTGCTCATTTAAGACAGGTGAGAACTGAATCCTAAGGCAAAAAGGGAGATTGGAACAAAGAAGGGCGGTAGAAGGAGAGAAAAACAGCACAAGGTGGGAAAACAGACCTTATTTTAGGTATGGACTGGTGGATGGAGAAAGAAAATTAAAGTGACAGAGGCTCATTAATACAGCTCATTCTTCTGTCTGTGTCCTGTCAAGTcactttcttcattttttttcatgaagCTGTCGGATTATTTGTCTGAATTATAGCAGGAAATACCCAAGGTTCTATTCACACTTATTAGAAGTGAAGTTAGACTGCTGTGGCACAACATGCTACATCCTGATAAGACCTATTATGTGTCTGCAAGAggtaattaacattttattcaaagcaaAGAACACATGGAAGAGAAAGATATGTTGTGTGTGAGtcttttctgtttatttctgtCTGCCTTGCCTGATATACATGACCTGATGTAGACGCTGTTCATAAAGCACATTTATACCTCAGCTGATGTCTCATTTGTGTCCTCATGCTGTTCTTTTAGTAATTATATTGCTTTAATTTTAGTCAAAAGAGTTGACATCTACAATGGCATTAGACACTGCACTGCCATCTATCAGTGTGAATCAGCATGATTGCCCttaggccccgtttacactgaaacgcaaCCCCGGAGTTTTCAAATATAAACGGGGTCTGcagcgttttcaaaagtctccattttCGTCCTCAAAAACGCCGGAGTAGTGTAAACAATAGGTGTAACCGTAGtaaaagttatatttatagTGTTAACAGGGCTTTAGTGTGCTAAGGGcagaaaaagaagtgtgcttaattgtattgaatatgCATGTATTTAGTGTACTTAAAgccttaaaagtatattttttaaaaactgtacttgcagatagtATAATATTACTGGAATAATAAATTATGACCATAAATGTGGCAATAATTGCAGCAGTACAGATATTACTGCAatagtaattatgaaattacatatgaAGATAttcttaagtgggtcaaaataaaacactcaagtttaattcattgcatttaatataaatttaaactaaaactacacattaaaaataaatttaaattaaatgaaacctGTACAAAAAACTATCAATTTAGTATATTCTTTTACTAAAGTATATTATCTCCATTATAAGTACTCTATTGAAAAGTATGCTAAAGGTTCTTTTACACAAGGGATGTCtaataattttacagtaatacaTAGTTTCCCATATACTTCTGAATACACAAATGGAATGTATAGGAATTTAGtgacctaaaaaaaatatatggacCCAAAATATTTGATGAACATAATTTGAgtttgtatgttttgattaatcaTGTAATTAGAGGGGAGCATTTACCCCACATTTTGGGCAAAAGCCCCCTAATGATATTGATATATGAACAGTGAAATGACAAATACTGTATGTCACCATATGCAAATACTTATTGATATAGCAACATTTAAGAACATGCTCAATTATAATATAATCTTCAGCAAGTCAGTGTTCTGGTCATTTGATCACGTTTTTGAGAACTCCAGCATTATTTTCCTTTTAGTAAAGCATTGAATGACTTGTTTAGCCTGTTGGGTTTATTTGGTCGTATTAAACCATTTCCTTGACTTCAATGAAACCAGTACATATAAATGTTGCTATACCTGAAGAATATGCTTCAGACTGATTAAACCTTTTAACATTGTGTATTCAGTCATAATGGCAGAGAAGTTCAATACTATATCTGGACTATAATCTCTGGACTCTGCCCTGAGTTTCAGTCATCTAGTTTATTGTGTGTGATAAAATTGAATTTGGCTTAACATCCGTTAACACGACCTCCATTAAATACAACATGGAGGAAAACAATGTATGATGGTGATTCTTTCTCTCAGCTGTCTGTTTCTGTGCATCTCTATTTGAGGCAAATCTGTACAAAACAGTCAGAAGCAGAGCTTATTGTAAAACAACCTTAACTGCACACATCATAACTTAAAGCATATAAGTTAATTTAGGCATCGACTATATCTTAAAACTCTCAGAAATGTCTCAAAATTAGTATCAAGCACtaagaaacacaaaagaagtgCAACAGATGGAggattaacattttaatatacatgaaAGTACATTCATGAATTGAGCAAAAACATCAACATAAGTTCAACATAAACTTTGGTCCACTTTATATGTACATCATTACCAAATATCCAATGACATGATGAATAATGTACAAATGACTACACTGTTGAGGATATTTCTGCTGATCCTTTATTAGATGGCCATCTGAATTCTTCacaaaacaaagcatttaaagtagtattttaattacattttcttaACTAGAAAATGGTGATACTCATAATTCTTGGTTCTTCTTATGAGTCTATAATGAGTCAAATAATTTAGTCTTTCATTGATTCTGGGTCATGTACAAACTACTAAGACAATAAATCAAGTCGAGTATATTAAATagttctgaaatatatacagtaaataaatgatgacactAATTTCTGTATGGCACATTCATTTGTCCTGAACAGCAAATTATAAAGATTTACATGTGAATGCTCAATAACATAATCAACAGTACATTtgtgtataatttatatagtgTTGGGAGCTGCAATGTGTCCAGGAGATTTTTCAAATACTTCACTGGGTTTGTAAACAGcgattttatactgtatatttcagCCTCATGAATGGAAATTTGCCATATGTGACTTTATGTGTATTTATGGAAGGTCTATTGTAAATGCTTTATTGCGAGCAGTCCAGATATCAGCTTTATGCTAAACAGCCAGCTGACCTCAGGCACACTCCACTCATTGTGGCCAgcaaaatagaaaagaaaatgagaaaaaagtaTTGATTCACATAAATACCTCAAAGCAATTTTCTAAAGGTGTATTGCTGGAATATAGCTTTTCCACATAGCAGGCTGTCCAGTCAATAACTGGCCCTCCAATATGTGAAAAACAGAGAGAGGAGAACTACCGACGCTTCTGAAATACACTGTATCACACCATAAATATCTTTGTAAATGGTGTCTGAATGTTTAACTTTTCCAGGTGAATGGCTACGATGTTTTTTATGGCAACACATTAATGCCTTTCACTCTCGATGCAACCTGCTTTTGGGAAACTCAAGCTTGTATAGTTAAAACATAAATTTCCCCATTCAGTCAGGCCCTAAAACCATCATGGACCATTTcagcaaaacaaaatcaattcAGTCAATAAGAATAAACTTACAGCTATACAGTGTCAGGAGTGAACAAACGCTATATAGTCAATGTGCTATCAGTGCTATGTTTTGACGAGTGCATTGCTTAATAAATCAGAAGAGCAGTGTGTCAGCAGTCTGAggatttaactgtaaaataatcAATTAATATCAAGCTATATATTATCAGTGAGAACTCAGGCCCTGTCTTAAATGATGCACTTACGTGGACCTGTAACTTCATAGCCTTCATTGCATGAGTTTGTGCCATAGGGTGTCGTGTTTGTCATGTATTTGTTGTGTCTTTTATGTGTCCTTTCGCAAAACCTTCACAGCAAACTACTTTTTAGTAGCTTATGTGGCATTATGTCACCAAAATACAGATTATGAGGAGAACTGCAAAAATGAGTTTGTCAGTTGGGACAGTGGATGTACAGTGACACATAACCCTGTACATTGTTTTAACAAACATGCCACaagaaaaaagtaaagaaaCATAAGGATGGCAAGATATTTATGTGTATAATGATTGATGTTGAAGTATACCCTTGttaaaaagaagtacactttaacATACAGCTATAAGAACaggaataatattttaaaaccatATACTTAAGCGTGAACTGAATGTGTACTTAAGTTAATTGCATGGTCATtgcaattaaataatatttatattaaatgcaattatttataaaagtacttttaagtaggacttaaacatatctttatatgtaatttcataattgaaACATACTTTAATGTCATCCCTACAGAAACTTGTatgtaatatatttgtaattatatattagtAACAATGAACTTGCAATttagaacatttaaaatatacaaacttgaaatataacatttaataacaCTACCTTTAAAATTATAGACAAGTACTTTATGTGCTTTATTATGTTAGTGAACAcatcaaaatgtgcaaaaaaaaaatgtaaaacaatatttaaaatgaacttttaaaTTGGAATATTTTTACAGAATGCACTTTTTACAAGTGTATTTAAGTGCATTAAGAAATATAGTCATGAAAGTGAACTctttttaagtacacttaagtggttTTTATTTCATCAGTAacatattatctgcaagtacagttttttaGTATACTCTGAATATTTTAAGAACACTGCAAGctcacattcaatacaattaagcacacttcttgtTCACAAGAGTATACTTAATTAAGTGGAAACATAATCTAACTTAATACTAAATCAGTGATGGGAATACTAGATCAGAAACTTCAAATTAAGTTGACTGATCATTTCATACAAGTTAATAAACATCTGACATTTGCAAAGTGTTTCAAAGTGTTATTATTCTAATaactaaattatgttttgaccacataaacatatatatatatattttttttttacaaatgctacTTACAACATGCAGTCCAGTGAAAGTGCAAATGAAGAACTGAATCTATAATTCACTTGGATAGCTTTGGCAAATAAAGCCACTCCGCGAAGGACACAGTGTGTTTATATTGACTAACATTTAGATCAGTAAAACAAATTACACCTGTCACACAGAGCaacaaaatgtgtaaattattGTACATACCAGTTTGAAATAGCAGACATTCTACTACTAATCAATGACAGAATGTGCTTATAATGTTGTATAATAACTATTACATATAatcattaaatatgtttttgctAGTTCTGTAACTtcctttaaagaaatatttaacaataatataCTCACCTTCACGTCGTTCCAAATTGGTATAACTTTCTTTTCTTGGTGAAACACAAAAGGTTggtcttttccatgcaattacaaCAAATAGCAACCAAAGCTTTCAAACTTCAAAAAGAATGACAAAATGCTAAAAGTAGTCTATATGAGTCATGTgctatatttcatgttttttgaaGCCATACTATGTTCATTTGAGACtgaatcattatttttgagTCAGATGTTTACAATGAATCAGTTGATCAAAATGGCAGTCTGATTGATCCATTTGCAGTTCAATTCAATCAATTCACTGATTCATACCAAGTAATTAAAAGCTTACTGCAGGAagattttcagttaaaaatgaCACGAATTCCATGTCAAGGCtatttcagaagacttggaataaagCACACAAGTCATATGCAGTTTTGTGATaatttatggtgcttttgtgttccatggcaGAAAGAAAGTCACAGGTTTGGAAGAACATGAGTTATGATGACAGAATGCTTATTTTTAGGCGAACTATTACTTTAATAGTGAAAAGAACCAAAGTAGtccatttcttcttcttttttttttttttgttaccaaGTCACTTATTCCTTCCATAGGCATAACTTGGAAAAAGACTATGACAAGAAAAGGCCTCCTCCGCTCAGTATTTGATTATAATGTCTCTCAGAGAGAACCTTGCTCTAATTGGCAAAAATGGCTTTCTGTGCCATTGAGAACTCACCATATaatgaccacaaaaccagcatGTTTAATTGGCCACAGTCATTTTAGCAGTGGTTAAAATAGCAACGCAATTTGCAATGATATTTCTCATTACATGGTTCTCCTCTGCAGAGCCCAGCTACAATAAGCCTTTCCTTAATATGTTTCAGTCCATTTCTGTGTTTAAAGAAGACAAGTGGACATCTTTTAGCAACGAGAACTTGGAATGTCACAGATTTTGTCTGTCCAAACCTCAAATTCAGTCACGAATCTTGCACTGATTGACTGGCGGTGCTCTCGAGCCACCTCTGAATGCTTGAAATGTAGGTAGGTGCATTGCCTTATAGTACTTCCGACACATTTAAATGCTCTCTTTCTGTTCCAAACTGTGTTTCTTGTGTGGTTGATAGGTGCTAGCAGAGCCATTGCTCAGGATAGACCCCTTAGTAATGCCTGTACTGACAGTGGACAAAGGAAAACTCTCGTAACTCTCGGGCGGACCCCAGCAGCGGCACCTGGAAAGCAATGATTTAAGCTCCTTCTGGAAGTTATTGTTTAGGAACCCATAGATCACTGGGTTCACACAGGTCGATGCCATGGCGGTGAGGTGACATGCCGAGAAAATGGCGTCGTGCTGGCAGACTGGAATTGCTTCGTGGTTCCAGTCAAAAATCGTGTTGAAAACATTCAGTGGCAGCCAACAGAGGGCGAATGCTGCTACAATCGAGGCTAGCATAGCGTTGACTCGCTTTGAGCCTTTGGTCTTCTTCTGCCGCCCACCTCGAGCCCTTTCGACTATGTCTTTACGGCGACTCAGACGCAAAAATATGCGGAAATAAAAGACGAGAATGAGCGCCAATGGTAAGCAGTACTGGCACAGCAGCAGCGTTGTGGTATAAGTGAGCCGATTGCCCTCAGATGGCCATTGTTCAATGCAGATGAAGTGATCGCTGAAGGGGTTGAAGGGAAGACTGAGGTTGTGGAAGGGTGAGTTTGTGAGGATGTTGAAAGACAGGAACGGAAGGGAGATAAAACATGCTACGATCCAGATAACCGCGACAGCCAGGTAGGAGTGTCTGACGACTGGTTTCCAACCGGTGGGATGGATGATAAGCTGGTGCCTTTCCAAGGCAATGAGAACCATGGAGAATATTGAAACCGTTACAGACATACACTGAACGAACGGCGTCACCTTACACAAAGCCTCGCCCAAAATCCATCGATCCATAAGGGTGTAGATAATGGTGACCGGTAAACACACCAAGCAAACAAGGATATCAGAGCATGAGAGATTGACGATGAAGATGTTGGTCACATTGCGCATCTCCTTTTGTCGTGTGATGACTAAAACCAGGCAAGTGTTGCCCACCAGGCCCACTGCTAACATGGTGCTGTATGCTACGATGAGGAAAGTGGTGCTGCTTAGGGAGGTTGGACAGACGGGATCCTCCAATAACCAAGAGCCGGAGCTGTTGTTCAGATGAGACCGCTCCATTGCCGTCAGTTGCTGTAGTATCTCTTGAAATGAATGATGACCGCTCTGTCTGGCTTATTCTCCAGGGAGGCGAGGAAATGAAGTGGAATTGTCCAGCGTAAGGCTGCTCCTTCCCAACACCAATTTTCTTTTAGTTCCGAAGTTGTCTCATCTTGTTTTCTTGCATAGTGCAGAACTGTTGATCTGGGAGACCTGAGGacagaacaataaaaaatagCTATCAAGATCAGAGGAAAAAACCGAAGCTGCAAAACATGACAACAATATGAACCCAACCCCCACCCCTCCCGCTCAGAAACATCATGCCCATTCAAACTGGGACACATACTCCCTCAAGATATTTTGAACACAGcttccaaaaaatataatgcttACCGTAAGttaaaaaacacactcacacacaaaaaaactgttGTTCCAAAACGCATAAAAGTGTAATAGTCTATATGTGATGGTAACCCAATAATGGGcaccaaaacaataaaaaaaaggatGACCAAATTAAACAGAGGCAGTATGAGAATACAAAAAGtttcatataaattaatatttattcaaactTGAAAAACATGAATTATCTGATACTCAAAAATAGGCAAGAAAGGGAAAAATTCTCatccaaaaatatcaaaaatatacagaaaagaaCTCTCACTGCAGTAACAAATACAAACTAACTCCATTAAACAAAGACAGCCAGCACCGTTACCCTATGGGGAGGGACAAATTCACATACAACATTCAACATTTTCCCATAAACATCAAGTGTAGAAGAAACCTTTGATCATATCATTCAGAATTAACAATCTACTCTCTTATgcaataaaaagaataatttacAATGCAATGAACAGGAAAATATAACAGGAGCAACTCTGCCGCATTATCCCTGAAACACCCATTCTCCATTAAGCATTGGTACATACTCAAACTTAGTGGAAAAAAGTATTCCTGCCACTGTTTCCCCATCTGAGTTTTTCAGGCTGTGGAACTGACAATACTGCACAAAGACAACAggtatttcattcatttcact is a window encoding:
- the npy8br gene encoding neuropeptide Y receptor Y8b, which encodes MERSHLNNSSGSWLLEDPVCPTSLSSTTFLIVAYSTMLAVGLVGNTCLVLVITRQKEMRNVTNIFIVNLSCSDILVCLVCLPVTIIYTLMDRWILGEALCKVTPFVQCMSVTVSIFSMVLIALERHQLIIHPTGWKPVVRHSYLAVAVIWIVACFISLPFLSFNILTNSPFHNLSLPFNPFSDHFICIEQWPSEGNRLTYTTTLLLCQYCLPLALILVFYFRIFLRLSRRKDIVERARGGRQKKTKGSKRVNAMLASIVAAFALCWLPLNVFNTIFDWNHEAIPVCQHDAIFSACHLTAMASTCVNPVIYGFLNNNFQKELKSLLSRCRCWGPPESYESFPLSTVSTGITKGSILSNGSASTYQPHKKHSLEQKESI